A region from the uncultured Holophaga sp. genome encodes:
- a CDS encoding tetratricopeptide repeat protein, whose protein sequence is MQGRWVCLATISLNPLFAQSPVGSEVYRQMDAAYTAQRQGDLRGALARVEAALALDPGNAQARQLKLQLLLDSGRTAEGEVWLRTLLREHPTEGSLLLQQAMLAARLQRYSEAIAAAHGALADPSLRPEDRRLAQLTLADLLLADHQYSQAASLLTPYASDTSPDIQNRLGYALLGTGTPEPATRAFSKALETSATDAERRSAASGLRDAAHRANKPELEVRALQTLRSLSPTDPSLAQDLGYTLTRLGRDREAHAAFLAAQTQEGSATGWLDAAYAARRSGLNQEAVRDFGQALDALHKSPAPDPRQTFGIRREAENLSRTWGAVLGSSYQGGFLPGLSATQRVAQQGLEIYYQPEALTQNGRMVQVFVQGFETLWTAGQGPRGGRTLQTTWGVRAKPLATQNLVLTLQRLFPGGELATTDWLLRAGYSADTGQDLRPWSTRWTTGTVYTEGASYLGSGRYIQSLEARLGESWRGGESFPRLVVTPHLVLGGDYDSRTTQTTAIGVGAGLSLRQWFRESPHTAPASWADFSLQYRAKLTQAARAEGFFVRLTIWL, encoded by the coding sequence CAGATGGACGCGGCCTACACCGCCCAGCGCCAGGGAGACCTCCGCGGGGCTCTCGCCCGGGTGGAAGCGGCCCTGGCCCTTGACCCCGGGAATGCCCAGGCCCGCCAGCTCAAGCTCCAGCTCCTGCTGGACAGTGGGCGAACCGCCGAGGGCGAAGTCTGGCTCCGGACCCTGCTCCGGGAGCACCCCACGGAGGGAAGCCTCCTGCTCCAGCAGGCCATGCTGGCAGCTCGGCTCCAACGGTACTCGGAAGCCATCGCTGCCGCCCATGGCGCCTTGGCCGACCCATCCCTCCGTCCCGAGGACCGACGGCTGGCCCAGCTCACCCTGGCTGACCTCCTCCTCGCTGATCACCAATACAGCCAAGCCGCCTCCCTACTGACCCCCTACGCTTCTGACACTTCCCCGGACATCCAGAACCGCCTCGGCTATGCCCTCCTGGGCACCGGGACTCCAGAACCCGCCACCAGGGCGTTCAGCAAGGCCCTGGAGACATCTGCCACGGATGCCGAACGGCGCTCGGCGGCTTCGGGGCTCAGGGACGCCGCTCACCGGGCCAACAAGCCGGAACTGGAGGTGAGAGCCCTCCAGACGCTCCGTTCGCTCTCTCCCACGGATCCCTCCCTGGCGCAGGATCTGGGCTACACCCTGACGAGACTCGGGCGGGACCGGGAGGCCCACGCAGCCTTCCTCGCAGCTCAGACCCAGGAGGGATCAGCGACAGGCTGGCTGGATGCCGCCTATGCCGCCCGCCGGAGCGGCCTCAATCAGGAGGCCGTCCGCGACTTTGGACAGGCCCTGGATGCACTCCATAAGAGTCCGGCCCCGGATCCCCGTCAGACCTTCGGCATCCGACGCGAGGCGGAAAACCTCAGCCGGACCTGGGGCGCAGTCCTGGGGAGCAGCTATCAAGGGGGCTTCCTCCCCGGGCTGTCCGCCACCCAACGGGTTGCCCAGCAAGGCCTCGAGATCTACTACCAACCGGAGGCCCTGACCCAGAACGGTCGGATGGTCCAAGTCTTCGTCCAGGGCTTCGAGACGCTCTGGACGGCTGGTCAGGGGCCTCGGGGGGGACGGACCCTTCAGACCACATGGGGTGTCCGGGCCAAGCCGCTGGCCACTCAGAACCTCGTGCTCACCCTCCAGCGCCTCTTCCCCGGAGGGGAACTGGCCACCACCGACTGGCTCCTGAGAGCAGGCTATTCCGCGGACACAGGACAGGACCTCCGCCCTTGGTCCACCCGATGGACCACTGGGACCGTATACACAGAAGGAGCCTCCTACCTGGGCTCGGGCCGCTACATCCAGAGCCTGGAGGCCAGGCTGGGGGAGAGCTGGCGAGGCGGTGAGAGCTTCCCACGTCTGGTGGTGACTCCCCATCTGGTGCTGGGCGGCGACTACGACAGCCGTACAACCCAGACAACGGCCATCGGCGTGGGGGCTGGGCTGAGCCTGCGCCAGTGGTTCAGGGAAAGCCCCCACACCGCACCTGCCAGCTGGGCTGACTTTTCACTGCAGTACCGCGCGAAGCTCACTCAGGCAGCCAGGGCTGAAGGCTTTTTCGTTCGACTGACCATCTGGCTGTAG